The sequence below is a genomic window from Sorangiineae bacterium MSr12523.
CTGGTCCAAAAGGTCGATCACCCGAGCCGCATCCACCTCGACATCGAGGCCGATGACCTGGAGGCCGAGGTGGCGCGGCTGGAGTCACTCGGTGCCAAGCGAATCGAATTCGTGCGGCACTGGTGGGTCATGGAAGCGCCGACCGGGCAGCGCTTTTGCGTGGTGAATCCGCAGCGCGGTCCGCTGCGGGAACGTGCCA
It includes:
- a CDS encoding VOC family protein, giving the protein MHKSRLSTFVLDCRVEDIDVATRFWSQALGRTVKPVAPDSENYRELSSDAHEPMLLVQKVDHPSRIHLDIEADDLEAEVARLESLGAKRIEFVRHWWVMEAPTGQRFCVVNPQRGPLRERANTW